The proteins below come from a single Asanoa ferruginea genomic window:
- a CDS encoding sensor histidine kinase, which translates to MTRVLAPLVRGSTYRRGVYLLLGAVIVLPYALLTIVFVSMLTSDDVPKLATWPLLLIGLVIAVTPAFLGGTRAVEIVAARGLLGVDLPDPTGRADRETTLRGALWFGLHLAFGGLVGVALVTAVPMALVFVLQWFAGSGLSRDDLPLGDWNPAALMATGIVLLVLLAYAVAGLGALAAQLAPTLLGPSQAQRIAALEAHAGHLVERNRLARELHDSVGHALTVTTLQAAAAQRALHDPELVKRALVAIEETGRSAMEDLDHVLGLLRAAERIDRPGPQRTLADVDRVVADVTGAGLTVTLTREGPIATVPAAVSREGYRIVQEALTNAVRHAGPVPVTVHIAVVDRSLRIDVANPVTREGHDPSGRGLAGMRERVDVLGGRMTAGPADGRFTVAVRLPTGGS; encoded by the coding sequence GTGACCCGCGTCCTGGCACCGCTGGTTCGGGGATCGACCTACCGGCGCGGTGTGTATCTGCTGCTCGGCGCCGTGATCGTGCTGCCCTACGCGCTGCTCACCATCGTCTTCGTCAGCATGCTGACCAGCGACGACGTGCCGAAGCTGGCCACCTGGCCGCTCCTGCTCATCGGTCTGGTGATCGCGGTGACTCCGGCGTTCCTCGGCGGCACCCGAGCAGTCGAGATCGTCGCCGCCCGCGGCCTGCTCGGCGTGGACCTGCCCGACCCCACCGGGCGCGCTGATCGCGAGACGACCCTGCGCGGGGCGCTCTGGTTCGGCCTCCACCTGGCCTTCGGCGGCCTGGTCGGCGTCGCCCTGGTCACCGCCGTGCCGATGGCGCTCGTCTTCGTACTCCAATGGTTCGCTGGCAGTGGCCTCAGTCGCGACGACCTTCCGCTCGGCGACTGGAACCCCGCCGCGCTCATGGCAACCGGCATCGTTCTACTGGTCCTGCTCGCCTACGCCGTCGCCGGCCTCGGCGCGCTCGCCGCGCAACTCGCCCCGACCCTGCTCGGCCCGTCGCAGGCGCAGCGGATCGCCGCGCTCGAAGCGCACGCCGGCCACCTTGTCGAGCGCAACCGCCTCGCCCGTGAACTGCATGACTCGGTTGGCCACGCGTTGACCGTCACCACGCTCCAGGCGGCCGCCGCACAGCGGGCGCTGCACGACCCCGAGTTGGTCAAGCGGGCGCTGGTCGCGATCGAGGAGACCGGCCGATCGGCGATGGAAGACCTCGATCACGTGCTTGGCCTGCTCCGCGCCGCTGAGCGGATCGACCGGCCCGGGCCGCAGCGAACCCTGGCCGACGTCGACCGGGTGGTCGCCGACGTCACCGGCGCCGGGCTCACCGTGACGCTGACCCGCGAGGGTCCGATCGCGACGGTGCCGGCGGCCGTCTCCCGGGAGGGCTACCGGATCGTGCAGGAGGCGCTGACCAACGCGGTCCGGCACGCCGGCCCGGTGCCGGTTACCGTGCACATCGCGGTGGTCGACCGGTCGCTGCGGATCGACGTCGCCAACCCGGTGACCCGGGAAGGCCATGACCCGAGCGGGCGTGGGCTCGCCGGCATGCGGGAGCGGGTCGACGTTCTCGGCGGGCGGATGACCGCCGGACCCGCTGACGGGCGGTTCACGGTCGCGGTGCGGCTGCCGACAGGAGGCTCATGA
- a CDS encoding S1C family serine protease: MTDLLSRTDPYASTWPHQPTAAGPTGPGGPTPPWGHGSYPGGAPNGPRRGHRVAIAAGALALVLGGGVAGGVIGAQTNQPAASSTASATAASNVSTESATLSAVAAKTSPSVVTIMVPIAGGTAEGSGVIVDGSGRIITNNHVVDEATGGATVQLSDGRSVPAQILRTDPTHDLALLQVNASGLTPATLGDSNSVQVGDTVLAFGSPLGLSGTVTSGIVSALNRDAQDLNLSNLIQTDAPINSGNSGGPLVDAAGQVIAINVANASTSQGGGSIGIGFAIPIDTAQSILS, encoded by the coding sequence ATGACCGATTTGCTGAGCCGCACCGATCCGTACGCGTCCACCTGGCCGCACCAGCCGACCGCGGCCGGTCCGACCGGTCCCGGCGGGCCGACCCCGCCCTGGGGCCACGGCAGTTACCCCGGCGGCGCACCCAACGGCCCGCGCCGCGGCCACCGCGTCGCGATCGCAGCGGGCGCCCTCGCGCTGGTCCTCGGCGGCGGCGTCGCCGGCGGCGTGATCGGCGCGCAGACCAACCAGCCGGCCGCCAGCTCCACTGCGTCGGCGACCGCGGCTTCCAACGTCTCGACCGAGTCGGCGACCCTGTCCGCGGTGGCCGCCAAGACCTCGCCCAGCGTCGTCACCATCATGGTCCCGATCGCCGGCGGCACCGCCGAGGGCTCCGGCGTGATCGTCGACGGTTCGGGCCGCATCATCACCAACAACCACGTGGTCGACGAGGCCACCGGCGGCGCGACCGTGCAACTCTCCGACGGCCGGTCGGTGCCCGCGCAGATCCTGCGTACCGACCCGACCCACGACCTGGCACTGCTCCAGGTCAACGCGTCCGGCCTGACCCCGGCGACGCTGGGCGACAGCAACAGCGTCCAGGTCGGCGACACGGTGCTCGCCTTCGGCAGCCCGCTGGGCCTGAGCGGCACCGTCACCTCGGGCATCGTCTCCGCGCTCAACCGCGACGCCCAGGACCTCAACCTCTCCAACCTGATCCAGACCGACGCGCCGATCAACTCCGGCAACTCGGGCGGCCCGCTGGTCGACGCGGCCGGGCAGGTCATCGCCATCAACGTCGCCAACGCCTCGACCAGCCAGGGCGGCGGCAGCATCGGCATCGGCTTCGCGATCCCGATCGACACGGCACAGTCGATCCTGAGCTGA
- a CDS encoding DUF2470 domain-containing protein yields MRPTAAEVARTLASGRLEGVAHVRGYPGRAKVRHATPADGFPLLLTGLGADLVAALAPGPMVLSVDDVPPVPCAPSRGRLWLTGTAQRLTDKSARAAADAYAQVQPLGDLLDVGRGHELFRITPTEVRLANGRRLVEIDPAEFTAATPDPLAADEGRLLTDLNDHHLDQLAALVERVCHRPAPPECRAMRLDRYGLTVGSAHRGTPGPRLRLGFERPVGSVCELSHLMHALLAASGVPAR; encoded by the coding sequence ATGCGGCCGACTGCGGCAGAGGTGGCGCGCACGCTCGCGAGCGGACGGCTGGAGGGTGTGGCGCATGTGCGCGGCTACCCCGGCCGGGCCAAGGTCCGCCACGCCACGCCCGCCGATGGCTTTCCCCTGCTGCTCACCGGCCTCGGCGCCGACCTGGTGGCCGCGTTGGCGCCGGGGCCGATGGTGCTCAGCGTCGACGACGTGCCGCCGGTGCCGTGCGCGCCCAGCCGCGGCCGGCTCTGGCTGACCGGCACTGCCCAGCGGCTGACCGATAAGAGCGCCCGCGCCGCCGCCGACGCCTACGCGCAGGTGCAGCCGCTCGGTGACCTGCTCGACGTCGGGCGCGGGCACGAGCTGTTCCGGATCACCCCGACCGAGGTGCGGCTGGCCAACGGCCGGCGGCTGGTCGAGATCGACCCGGCCGAGTTCACCGCCGCCACACCCGACCCGCTGGCCGCGGACGAGGGCCGGCTCCTCACCGACCTCAACGACCATCACCTCGACCAACTCGCCGCCCTGGTCGAGCGGGTCTGCCACCGGCCGGCGCCGCCGGAGTGCCGGGCGATGCGGCTCGACCGCTACGGGCTGACCGTCGGCTCGGCGCACCGCGGGACGCCCGGCCCGCGACTGCGGCTGGGCTTCGAGCGGCCGGTCGGCTCGGTCTGCGAGTTGAGTCACCTCATGCACGCGCTTCTGGCGGCGAGCGGGGTCCCGGCGCGCTGA
- a CDS encoding PrsW family intramembrane metalloprotease gives MSVEQSATPQPPAPGTRRVFASWGAAARWPAVWVFIALAIAGIVILCLSFGPAIADAPAAFVLAVILFGIHGAVFVTIIRAVDWLEPEPRWLFAAALVWGGFVASANALRANTALESILVKMTSLGFVRDWAAAIEGPTDEEILKTLGIVMIVLLARRQINSVLDGVVYGAFVGLGFQEIENITYSLNAVAAAGTDSLGPVLQTFIVRGLLAGLWSHTVYSAIAGAGVAYAVLHRERSWVNRIGVALGALALAWLMHFLWNSPAAASLTNNAGLYGTLLVLLVKGLLILGTFLILLHFFRKDEYEGVAGPLESLRNPWIATHNEIIALRGWRSRGRARWNAYVYAGARGYRRVRQLQRAQADIAVDMRDNGEAGYTARLPELQRARYGVYNLGISDADALHPTTTAGWISFVLAFAVLINPIFLILPLGFLIFGVTRARSRRQRADPRLRTAAILALVFTLAYVVSLIARAATLY, from the coding sequence ATGAGTGTCGAACAGAGCGCCACCCCGCAGCCACCGGCGCCGGGCACGCGGCGGGTGTTCGCGTCGTGGGGCGCTGCCGCGCGGTGGCCGGCGGTCTGGGTGTTCATCGCGCTGGCCATCGCCGGCATCGTGATCCTGTGCTTGTCGTTCGGCCCCGCCATCGCCGACGCGCCGGCCGCGTTCGTGCTCGCGGTCATCCTGTTCGGGATTCACGGCGCCGTGTTCGTGACGATCATCCGGGCGGTCGACTGGCTCGAGCCCGAGCCGCGCTGGCTGTTCGCCGCCGCGCTGGTCTGGGGCGGCTTCGTCGCCAGCGCCAACGCGCTGCGGGCCAACACCGCGCTCGAGTCGATCCTGGTCAAGATGACCTCGCTCGGGTTCGTGCGCGACTGGGCCGCGGCGATCGAGGGGCCGACCGACGAGGAGATCCTCAAGACGCTCGGCATCGTGATGATCGTGCTGCTGGCCCGCCGGCAGATCAACAGCGTTCTAGACGGCGTGGTGTACGGAGCATTCGTCGGTCTCGGGTTCCAGGAGATCGAGAACATCACCTACAGCCTCAACGCCGTGGCGGCCGCCGGCACCGACAGCCTCGGCCCAGTGCTCCAGACGTTCATCGTCCGCGGGCTGCTCGCCGGGCTGTGGAGCCACACGGTCTACAGCGCGATCGCCGGAGCCGGCGTGGCGTACGCCGTGTTGCATCGGGAACGCTCCTGGGTCAACCGGATCGGCGTCGCGCTCGGCGCCCTGGCCCTGGCGTGGTTGATGCACTTCCTCTGGAACTCACCGGCGGCGGCCTCGCTGACCAACAACGCCGGCCTCTACGGCACCCTGCTCGTGCTGCTGGTCAAGGGGCTGCTGATCCTCGGCACGTTCCTGATCCTGTTGCACTTCTTCCGCAAGGACGAATACGAGGGCGTGGCCGGCCCGCTGGAGAGCCTGCGCAACCCGTGGATCGCCACGCACAACGAGATCATCGCGTTGCGCGGCTGGCGCAGCCGGGGCCGGGCGCGCTGGAACGCCTACGTCTACGCGGGTGCGCGCGGCTATCGCCGGGTCCGCCAACTCCAGCGCGCGCAGGCCGACATCGCCGTCGACATGCGCGACAACGGCGAGGCCGGATACACCGCCCGCCTGCCCGAGTTGCAGCGCGCCCGCTACGGCGTCTACAACCTGGGCATCTCCGACGCCGACGCGCTGCACCCGACCACCACCGCCGGCTGGATCTCGTTCGTGCTGGCCTTCGCGGTGCTGATCAACCCGATCTTCCTGATCCTGCCGCTCGGCTTCCTGATCTTCGGGGTCACCCGGGCCCGGTCGCGGCGGCAACGGGCCGACCCCCGGCTGCGCA